A region from the Desulfitobacterium dehalogenans ATCC 51507 genome encodes:
- a CDS encoding oleate hydratase has product MYYSSGNYEAFARPEKPEGVDHKSAYIVGSGLAALAAACFLVRDGQMSGKRVHIIEKDPIPGGACDGYQYDNLGYVMRGGREMDNHFECMWDLFRSIPSIETEGVSVLDEYYWLNKRDPNFSLMRATVNQGEDAHTDGKFGLSDKGAMEIMKLFFTPDEDLYDKRINEIFDDEVLNSNFWLYWRTMFAFENWHSALEMKLYIKRFIHHVGGLPDFTALRFTKYNQYESMILPMIKYLEANNVQFHYNTKVVNVEFDIQKDKKIAKRIAVIRDGSKENIDLTENDLVFITNGGCVENSSLGDQNHPAPFNREIKEGGGWDMWRKIAAQDPAFGHPDKFCYDPEQSNWMSATVTTLDDRIPPYIRKICQRDPFSGKVVTGGIVTAKDSNWLLSWTFNRQPQFRSQPKDQLVGWIYGLFSDKPGNYVKKTMRECTGKEICMEWLYHMGVPENLIEDMAEHSANTVPCMMPYITAFFMPRSAGDRPAVVPQGSANFAFLGQFAETVRDTIFTTEYSIRTGMEAVYTLLNIDRAVPEVWGSTYDIRDLLNATIQLRDGKKITEMDQCLIEKLALKTLLKKVSGTDIEKLLKEYHMI; this is encoded by the coding sequence ATGTATTATTCCAGTGGAAACTATGAAGCATTCGCACGCCCTGAAAAGCCCGAAGGAGTCGACCATAAATCCGCTTATATTGTCGGTTCCGGACTGGCTGCTCTTGCAGCAGCGTGCTTCCTTGTCCGCGATGGACAAATGAGCGGGAAAAGGGTTCACATTATTGAAAAGGACCCGATCCCCGGCGGCGCCTGCGATGGCTACCAGTATGATAACCTGGGATATGTGATGCGCGGCGGCCGTGAAATGGACAACCACTTTGAGTGTATGTGGGATTTGTTTCGATCTATTCCATCCATCGAGACTGAAGGGGTCAGCGTCCTTGATGAATACTATTGGCTCAATAAACGCGACCCGAACTTCTCGCTGATGCGGGCTACCGTCAATCAAGGGGAAGATGCTCACACCGATGGTAAATTCGGCCTCTCTGACAAGGGAGCTATGGAAATCATGAAGCTCTTCTTTACACCGGATGAAGATCTATATGATAAGCGAATCAATGAGATCTTTGATGATGAAGTCCTGAATTCAAATTTTTGGCTGTACTGGCGCACCATGTTTGCGTTTGAGAACTGGCACAGCGCGCTGGAGATGAAGCTCTATATCAAGCGATTCATTCACCATGTAGGCGGTCTGCCGGATTTCACTGCCCTTCGCTTCACAAAATACAACCAGTATGAGTCCATGATCCTGCCGATGATCAAATATCTGGAAGCCAATAATGTTCAGTTCCATTACAATACCAAAGTCGTGAATGTGGAATTCGACATCCAGAAGGATAAAAAGATTGCCAAACGCATTGCAGTCATCCGGGATGGCAGCAAGGAAAACATCGATCTTACCGAAAATGATCTGGTTTTTATCACCAATGGCGGATGTGTTGAAAATTCCTCCTTGGGTGACCAGAATCATCCCGCCCCTTTCAATAGGGAGATTAAGGAAGGCGGGGGCTGGGATATGTGGCGTAAGATCGCGGCACAGGACCCAGCCTTTGGACACCCGGACAAATTTTGCTATGACCCGGAGCAGAGCAACTGGATGTCCGCGACCGTGACAACGCTGGATGACCGTATTCCTCCTTATATCCGGAAAATCTGCCAACGTGATCCTTTCAGCGGCAAGGTGGTTACCGGAGGTATCGTCACCGCTAAGGACTCCAACTGGCTCCTTAGCTGGACATTCAACCGCCAGCCTCAGTTCCGCAGCCAGCCCAAGGATCAACTGGTAGGATGGATTTACGGACTGTTCAGCGACAAACCCGGTAATTATGTGAAAAAGACCATGCGTGAGTGCACTGGTAAAGAGATCTGCATGGAATGGCTGTACCATATGGGAGTGCCTGAAAACCTGATCGAGGATATGGCAGAACACAGCGCCAATACCGTGCCCTGCATGATGCCCTATATCACCGCCTTTTTCATGCCCCGCAGCGCGGGAGATCGTCCTGCCGTTGTACCGCAGGGTAGCGCGAACTTTGCATTCCTTGGGCAGTTTGCCGAAACGGTACGGGATACCATCTTTACAACGGAATACTCTATCCGTACCGGTATGGAAGCTGTCTACACCCTGTTAAATATTGACCGCGCTGTGCCGGAGGTCTGGGGAAGCACCTATGACATCCGCGATTTGCTGAATGCGACCATCCAACTGCGCGACGGCAAAAAAATCACGGAGATGGATCAATGCCTGATCGAAAAACTGGCACTCAAAACACTCCTTAAAAAAGTGAGCGGCACCGATATCGAGAAGCTATTGAAGGAATATCATATGATCTGA
- a CDS encoding sigma factor, protein MPICTNLQNQLYINEDSSHITVTSKKYGRFSKSIAYHILSNHEDADECINDAYLGVWNAIPPQRLKK, encoded by the coding sequence TTGCCTATTTGCACTAACCTCCAAAATCAACTATATATAAATGAAGACTCTTCCCATATCACGGTAACCAGCAAAAAATACGGGCGATTTTCTAAAAGTATTGCTTATCATATTTTATCAAATCACGAGGATGCTGACGAGTGTATCAACGATGCTTATCTTGGTGTATGGAATGCCATCCCGCCCCAAAGGCTCAAAAAGTGA
- a CDS encoding SDR family oxidoreductase, protein MQRGVILTGGGHGIGKQICLDFLAAGDKVCFMDFDEKHSSEFAAQHTDLFYYCGDVANPERLKEFVDFAMERLQRIDVLVNNACRGNHGILSDLDYNGFDYVLSVGLKAPYELSRLCKDELIKNRGRIINIASSRAFQSEPDSEAYASAKGGIVALTHALAISLGPDVLVNCIAPGWINVSAQEDYTQTDKAAIPAGKVGNPNDISSMVMYLCNHDFLTGETITIDGGMNKRMIYHGDWNWQYHTD, encoded by the coding sequence ATGCAAAGAGGTGTTATCCTAACCGGAGGAGGACATGGCATAGGAAAACAAATCTGTTTGGATTTTTTAGCGGCAGGCGATAAGGTCTGCTTTATGGACTTTGATGAAAAACATTCTAGTGAATTCGCGGCTCAACATACAGATTTGTTTTATTATTGTGGTGATGTCGCCAACCCCGAAAGATTGAAAGAGTTTGTTGATTTTGCAATGGAAAGGCTGCAGAGAATTGATGTACTAGTAAACAATGCGTGTAGAGGCAATCACGGAATTTTGTCCGACTTGGATTATAATGGATTTGATTATGTGCTGTCGGTAGGACTAAAAGCGCCCTATGAATTAAGCCGCCTGTGTAAAGATGAACTCATCAAAAACCGTGGTCGCATTATCAATATTGCGTCCTCAAGGGCTTTTCAATCTGAACCTGATAGCGAAGCTTATGCAAGTGCAAAGGGCGGTATCGTTGCTTTAACGCATGCTTTGGCCATTTCCTTAGGTCCTGATGTGTTGGTTAATTGTATCGCACCCGGATGGATCAATGTTAGTGCACAGGAGGATTACACTCAAACCGATAAAGCTGCCATCCCGGCAGGTAAGGTCGGAAATCCAAACGATATTTCAAGCATGGTTATGTATCTTTGCAATCATGATTTTCTGACAGGGGAAACCATCACGATTGATGGCGGAATGAATAAGCGAATGATCTATCACGGTGACTGGAATTGGCAGTATCATACCGACTAA
- a CDS encoding diguanylate cyclase, with product MLQYIIFSIVYGIMMFIWSFVYLNKSKDKINQAFLVFLSVIIVWMILSISNGSDDISTFGLIIKTLYFYSMLNMSIAFLLFVYQFIKRKLDRLFYIAVTINTLTILSRYLFPIDYSDPTFWRLNTPVVAPVMSLIFSLPAIFALFLLIQHYRLTKDCKLKAQLRNLFIGTGLACLISIISEYILPTWFGLDTHLFLMYFAILIFVMYIFVSIIKCKFLNIQSDYIYRKLFLNSNDGIIIVNRNSKIISINNLAREILQNEDIESGDKITNFIKEYDFEVNYKQYEVTIVADGREKYLSITQHTIDPEDQDSEKLLMINDITAATLKLKQEKEMLMERTSIDQHTGLFNKQYFIDNYCMEEPELTDRKLVLLFMDIDDFKSINDFHGHLVGDSILKSVAECIKDELSSNAKGIRFGGDEFVVIFENAEINEVYGAAERIRNRVYALDFSKHYGNLKISLSIGLVEGAAPVKELIVKADKAMYNSKSSGKNKTTIFSDCYNESSILTASLKYYLKQDHMFGDSIDNSKIADT from the coding sequence ATGTTGCAATATATTATATTTTCAATCGTTTATGGTATTATGATGTTTATCTGGAGTTTTGTCTATTTAAACAAAAGTAAAGATAAAATCAATCAGGCTTTTTTAGTTTTTTTAAGTGTAATCATTGTGTGGATGATTTTAAGTATAAGCAATGGCAGTGATGATATTTCAACGTTCGGACTGATCATCAAAACATTATATTTTTACAGTATGTTGAATATGTCCATTGCTTTTCTGTTGTTTGTCTATCAGTTTATTAAGAGAAAATTAGATCGATTATTTTATATAGCAGTAACGATCAACACCCTCACTATTTTATCCAGATATCTGTTTCCGATCGATTATTCAGACCCCACATTCTGGCGTTTAAATACTCCGGTGGTTGCGCCTGTCATGTCTCTGATATTCAGCCTTCCGGCTATATTTGCCTTGTTTCTTCTTATACAGCACTATAGATTAACAAAGGATTGTAAATTGAAAGCCCAATTAAGGAATTTATTTATCGGTACTGGTTTGGCATGCTTGATTTCTATAATATCTGAATACATTCTGCCGACCTGGTTTGGTTTGGATACGCATTTGTTTCTAATGTATTTTGCAATTCTTATCTTTGTAATGTATATTTTTGTCTCAATAATAAAGTGTAAATTTTTGAATATACAGTCTGACTATATTTATAGAAAATTATTTTTAAACTCCAATGATGGAATTATTATAGTCAATAGAAATTCTAAAATTATCAGTATTAATAATTTGGCAAGAGAAATATTGCAGAATGAAGATATAGAATCAGGGGATAAAATTACTAACTTTATAAAAGAGTATGATTTTGAAGTTAATTATAAACAGTATGAGGTAACTATAGTAGCTGACGGTCGGGAAAAGTACCTATCTATCACGCAGCATACAATAGATCCTGAGGATCAGGATTCTGAAAAATTACTGATGATCAACGATATAACCGCGGCAACATTAAAACTAAAGCAGGAAAAAGAAATGCTGATGGAAAGAACGTCAATTGATCAACATACAGGTTTGTTTAATAAACAATATTTTATTGACAATTATTGTATGGAAGAGCCGGAGTTAACCGATAGAAAATTAGTTTTACTGTTCATGGATATAGATGATTTTAAATCAATCAATGACTTTCACGGCCATTTAGTGGGAGACAGTATCCTAAAATCTGTGGCAGAATGTATTAAAGATGAATTAAGCAGTAATGCAAAAGGAATAAGGTTTGGCGGGGACGAGTTTGTTGTTATATTTGAAAATGCTGAGATAAATGAGGTATATGGAGCCGCAGAGAGGATAAGAAATAGGGTATATGCCCTTGATTTTTCGAAGCACTATGGAAATTTGAAAATATCGCTGAGTATCGGTTTGGTTGAAGGTGCGGCTCCGGTTAAGGAGCTGATAGTTAAAGCGGACAAGGCTATGTATAATTCCAAAAGCAGCGGAAAGAACAAGACGACCATTTTCTCTGATTGTTATAACGAAAGCTCGATTTTGACTGCTTCCTTAAAATATTATCTTAAACAGGATCATATGTTTGGTGATTCAATAGATAACAGCAAAATTGCTGATACATAA
- a CDS encoding class I SAM-dependent methyltransferase, with protein MLSYYGRLSSEVYDMDKPIGHSFGDVEFYANRLKSCEGPILEPATGTGRILIPLLEKGLNVTGFDSSKDMLNICHNHCRKRDLNPKLFEAKMESFSQDAKYDAIIVPTGTFLLLHKRADSIKALQNFFKHLSNGGRLIVDIFLQTDFSIGTVSTKTWKCSNGDIITLENKIVEVDSINQYTISHGRYEKWREGVLLQTELEYFPLRWYGVEEFRLVLESIGFKDIMISSDYRLGHYPSDSEQMITFEAVAIQ; from the coding sequence ATGCTGAGTTATTATGGCAGATTATCTTCTGAAGTATATGATATGGATAAGCCTATCGGTCATTCTTTTGGAGATGTAGAATTTTATGCCAATCGATTAAAGTCGTGTGAAGGGCCTATTCTTGAACCTGCAACAGGAACTGGCCGTATATTAATTCCGCTTTTAGAAAAAGGATTAAATGTTACTGGATTTGACAGTTCAAAAGATATGCTCAATATATGTCATAATCATTGCAGGAAAAGAGATCTGAATCCGAAACTTTTCGAGGCCAAAATGGAGTCTTTTTCACAAGATGCAAAATATGATGCGATAATCGTGCCGACGGGAACATTTCTTCTGCTGCATAAAAGAGCAGATTCAATAAAAGCATTACAAAACTTTTTTAAGCATTTATCGAATGGCGGCCGATTAATTGTTGATATATTTTTACAAACGGATTTTTCAATAGGTACAGTTTCTACAAAAACTTGGAAGTGTTCTAATGGTGATATCATTACATTAGAAAACAAAATTGTGGAAGTCGACTCTATAAATCAATATACTATTTCTCATGGACGATATGAAAAGTGGCGTGAAGGGGTACTTCTGCAAACAGAATTGGAATATTTCCCATTGCGCTGGTATGGAGTGGAAGAGTTTCGATTAGTACTTGAAAGTATAGGTTTTAAAGATATTATGATTTCTTCAGATTACAGATTGGGACACTATCCATCAGATTCTGAACAGATGATTACGTTTGAGGCTGTCGCTATTCAATAA
- a CDS encoding GIY-YIG nuclease family protein, whose amino-acid sequence MDRKKQLLMKYKYRKTEMGIISFLCIPTKESFIGFSQDTKAYINSNCFKLGANLHRNSELQKLWNQYGESAFETGVLEVLPYDEKDKEKEDYTKELEGMCNRYLRNMERARRI is encoded by the coding sequence ATGGACAGAAAAAAACAACTTCTGATGAAGTATAAATATAGGAAAACTGAGATGGGGATCATTTCGTTTCTATGTATTCCAACAAAGGAAAGCTTTATTGGTTTTTCACAGGATACTAAAGCCTATATCAACAGCAATTGTTTTAAGCTGGGGGCAAATCTGCACCGTAATTCTGAATTGCAGAAGTTGTGGAATCAATATGGGGAATCTGCTTTTGAAACTGGGGTTTTGGAAGTGTTGCCTTATGATGAAAAGGATAAGGAGAAAGAAGATTACACCAAGGAATTGGAAGGAATGTGTAACCGCTACCTTAGAAATATGGAGAGGGCAAGGAGGATTTAA
- a CDS encoding AAA family ATPase gives MDQWLLSPGRRLSEEEQTLVWCKPSSHKDSEEEIRICNEIKRSWNQSEMKIANILLEGDAGSGKTQLAKALSANFGLPYTKVTCFADMDKSDIIGAILPVLSDEQQESMGREEKEALKALYQSDNLSAAVGILVKTLGITEKQAGVRIRQMVKVLEQLPQTENVKYRFYPSEIVRAFRNGYLLEIQEPTVIRDAAMLMALNSALEPDGIINLPTEIIHRHPDFIAVITTNRGYNGCRPLNEALRDRIQHAERMDMPSIEVMIERAIAKTGYTDRYVLSVLANAIFVLDQTARANAIKGVAGMRSYFYWIDAVAYGADVKESLYHKVIYKITTDPDEIRILEEALKAQGITSELNDINSNRNVKKNMIPTS, from the coding sequence ATGGATCAATGGCTTCTGTCTCCTGGCAGAAGGTTATCGGAAGAAGAGCAGACTCTTGTTTGGTGCAAGCCCTCCTCTCATAAGGACAGTGAGGAAGAAATCAGAATTTGTAATGAAATAAAGCGTAGCTGGAATCAAAGTGAAATGAAAATCGCCAATATACTTTTAGAAGGCGATGCCGGCTCAGGCAAAACGCAACTGGCCAAAGCCCTGTCCGCCAACTTCGGACTGCCTTATACCAAAGTAACCTGCTTTGCCGATATGGATAAGTCGGATATCATCGGCGCAATTCTGCCGGTTCTATCTGATGAACAGCAAGAAAGTATGGGTCGTGAAGAAAAAGAAGCACTCAAGGCTTTATATCAAAGTGATAATTTGTCTGCTGCTGTCGGGATATTAGTCAAGACCCTTGGCATCACGGAGAAGCAGGCAGGGGTTAGAATAAGGCAGATGGTAAAAGTCCTTGAACAGCTGCCGCAGACGGAAAATGTCAAATACCGTTTTTACCCTTCCGAAATTGTTCGGGCATTCCGTAACGGTTATCTTTTAGAGATACAGGAACCAACAGTAATCCGGGATGCGGCAATGCTGATGGCCTTAAATTCGGCACTGGAACCCGATGGGATCATCAATTTACCGACTGAAATTATCCATCGGCATCCCGATTTTATTGCGGTGATTACTACAAACAGGGGCTATAATGGTTGCCGCCCCTTGAATGAAGCCTTACGTGACCGTATTCAGCACGCTGAAAGAATGGATATGCCCTCTATAGAGGTAATGATAGAGCGGGCTATTGCAAAAACAGGCTATACAGATCGGTATGTTTTGTCTGTGCTGGCAAATGCAATTTTTGTGCTTGATCAGACAGCGAGGGCAAATGCCATAAAAGGTGTGGCGGGCATGCGCTCCTATTTCTACTGGATCGATGCCGTTGCTTATGGAGCTGATGTAAAAGAGTCTCTTTATCATAAGGTAATTTATAAAATCACTACCGACCCGGACGAAATTCGTATTTTGGAAGAAGCATTGAAGGCACAAGGCATCACTTCAGAGCTGAATGATATCAATAGTAATAGAAATGTAAAAAAAAACATGATTCCGACGTCATAG
- a CDS encoding vWA domain-containing protein, with amino-acid sequence MLRKAANSEGQSNKASEETQNTRNSDLGEYGNPNYHQMNSCDQEDKRKKQEFRKQLNQDARKTLVGTIHQGIKLIVHRPEAILQQREEYYRLSSEIMPVIRELVRKAKPLLEHEVSVDFARHHVYGSRFHAESIASKDFRYFAKKRPPEEAPSLAVALRIDESASMSAFGRLGAAKGAAIAVYEFCDQCDIPLLIYGDTADRSKMEQMSVYAYSDFSKKEADDRFRLMHIQGRSNNRDGLALRILSEKLLTAPKQTKLLISISDGQPKATPDYTGSFAVEDVQNTIKEYSRKGITFIAAAIGQDKDIISQIYGKDRFLDITDLNHLPTQLVNMITRYL; translated from the coding sequence ATGCTGAGGAAGGCTGCCAACAGTGAGGGACAATCAAATAAAGCATCGGAAGAAACACAAAACACCCGAAACTCTGATTTGGGTGAATACGGAAACCCAAACTACCATCAAATGAATTCATGTGACCAGGAAGATAAACGCAAAAAGCAGGAGTTCCGGAAACAATTGAACCAGGATGCCCGCAAGACACTGGTCGGGACAATCCATCAGGGGATTAAGCTTATTGTTCACCGCCCTGAGGCTATCTTGCAGCAAAGAGAAGAATACTATCGGCTGTCTTCAGAGATCATGCCGGTTATCCGGGAGCTTGTGAGAAAAGCAAAGCCACTATTGGAGCATGAGGTATCGGTGGATTTTGCCAGGCACCATGTTTATGGAAGTAGATTTCATGCCGAAAGCATAGCCTCAAAGGATTTTCGCTACTTTGCCAAGAAGCGGCCTCCGGAGGAAGCTCCATCCCTGGCGGTGGCATTACGGATTGACGAATCGGCGTCCATGTCTGCATTTGGACGGCTGGGTGCAGCGAAAGGTGCTGCTATTGCTGTATACGAATTTTGCGACCAGTGTGATATTCCTCTGCTGATCTATGGTGATACGGCAGACCGCTCAAAAATGGAGCAAATGTCGGTCTATGCATACAGTGACTTTTCGAAAAAAGAAGCCGATGACCGCTTTCGCTTGATGCATATTCAGGGCAGAAGCAATAACCGTGATGGTCTGGCGTTACGGATTCTGTCCGAGAAGCTGCTGACCGCCCCAAAGCAGACCAAATTGCTAATAAGCATCAGTGACGGGCAGCCGAAGGCAACCCCTGATTATACCGGCAGCTTTGCTGTCGAGGATGTGCAAAATACCATAAAGGAATATAGCCGGAAGGGAATCACTTTTATAGCGGCTGCGATTGGGCAGGATAAGGATATAATCAGTCAGATTTACGGGAAAGACCGATTTTTGGATATTACTGATTTGAATCATCTGCCCACACAATTGGTAAACATGATCACACGTTATTTATGA